From Enterococcus wangshanyuanii, the proteins below share one genomic window:
- a CDS encoding TVP38/TMEM64 family protein → MERTFLKRIIYVLPILGVLCFTALVIYGYSIGIFRSVQSLQTFIDQFGEYAVFIFIFLQILQVIVPILPGGISTVVGMLMFGNLQGLFYSYIGLIIGEIIVYWLARYYGKSFVRLILSKKRYLKFERMVDRPQKGIKKLMILTLLVPFAPDDLVCLVAGLTELPFKEYMKILLIFKFWSVATYGYAILFLFNRFLIR, encoded by the coding sequence ATGGAGAGAACGTTTTTAAAACGAATCATTTATGTATTGCCTATTCTAGGAGTCCTATGCTTTACAGCTTTAGTAATTTACGGCTATTCTATAGGAATTTTTCGTTCTGTTCAGTCACTTCAAACGTTTATCGACCAGTTTGGTGAATATGCTGTATTTATTTTCATTTTTTTACAAATCCTTCAAGTCATTGTCCCGATTCTTCCTGGTGGGATTTCCACAGTTGTCGGTATGTTGATGTTTGGTAATCTTCAAGGATTGTTTTATAGCTATATTGGTTTGATCATTGGAGAAATCATTGTTTATTGGCTTGCTCGCTATTATGGCAAATCCTTTGTACGATTGATTTTATCAAAAAAACGTTACCTCAAATTTGAACGAATGGTCGACCGTCCTCAAAAAGGGATCAAAAAACTTATGATCTTAACGTTGTTAGTTCCTTTTGCACCGGATGATTTGGTCTGTTTAGTTGCTGGACTAACTGAGTTGCCATTTAAAGAGTATATGAAAATTCTGTTGATTTTCAAATTTTGGTCTGTAGCCACTTATGGGTACGCTATATTATTTTTATTCAATCGATTCTTGATACGCTAA
- a CDS encoding YfhO family protein yields the protein MSKRKKSLLLGGSFLLPFLLLIILWSCLSLAPFGNNNLLVSDLGTQYMPFLSAFKQFFQGDSYSLYSFSDALGGTILPLTAYYLLSPFNFLVLLFPYDQLPIVILLIITLKISLMGTSMFYYLNKTYSQASTATLLFSTSYSLCGFVTVYSLNFMWLDALILLPLLVLGIQQLWDKKKYWLYASVLFFSIVTNYYMGYMLCIFAVCYSLYWYYQKSLVSGKKSLWHFIKEGRLFFVTSFFTGISTSFILIPAVEGMLLTNKTNFEWQTFLPKPKFGPDVLSQFGLGNVNFDTRLDHLPTVFSGLLMVLLFIAYFQLNTISKKEKLGAAALVGFIFLSFWLELINTIWHMFQSPAGFPYRNTFIFSFLIIKFAYEAFLELKKGEKLRIIVPSVFSALLIIGYISLKFSNHRDFLLEDHYYLFSLFGIWIIYGLITFIQRNNGRKKTSAFIIMFLVVSFELSFNFWISFKDIPFGNQETFSNTAKIQNEIISDLENKQSGLSRIKQTINSKDAGYQEKNNGYNNPLFYGYAGVSSYTSTLEAKTQKTLQELGLYQKNDRRIAYVDESNVINLLLNVGYQVTPDKKTNQEDISRDPSTHVYQNAEAIGMGFLVPNEFDSIKLTKNQPLKNQETILQSIRKKQSNYFQSAEKTFWSVQSENNYTLTVKTTANGELYLYIPDINWKKITSFKVNGKKIEPSIYIATNQIFNLGYYKKNEIVQLQLETEKTLKKDTIDLKTLSQSQFDSLVEQQKEQALQLTRHTSGVLTGTITVEKGDSSLLYLSIPYDKDWKITVDGKKVDSHRILGNFTGIELPSGTHKISMRYYQKNLIIGTFISISVLLGVFFYQLFKRISKKKSA from the coding sequence GAAATAATAATTTATTAGTCAGCGATTTAGGAACTCAATATATGCCTTTTTTAAGTGCTTTCAAGCAATTTTTCCAAGGAGATTCCTATTCTCTCTATTCATTTTCTGATGCTCTTGGCGGAACTATTTTACCGTTGACCGCCTATTATTTATTAAGTCCTTTCAATTTTTTAGTGTTGTTATTTCCTTATGATCAGCTGCCGATAGTGATTTTATTGATCATCACGTTGAAGATTTCGTTGATGGGAACTTCAATGTTCTATTATCTTAATAAAACATATTCACAAGCATCCACAGCTACCTTATTATTTTCAACTTCTTATAGTTTATGCGGCTTTGTAACTGTTTATAGTTTGAATTTCATGTGGCTGGACGCTCTGATCCTACTTCCACTTCTCGTATTAGGCATTCAGCAATTATGGGATAAGAAAAAATACTGGTTGTATGCCAGTGTGCTCTTTTTCTCCATTGTCACCAATTATTATATGGGCTATATGCTCTGTATTTTTGCTGTTTGTTACAGCCTTTATTGGTACTATCAAAAATCACTTGTCTCTGGAAAAAAATCTTTATGGCATTTTATCAAAGAAGGGCGCTTATTCTTTGTGACTTCTTTCTTTACAGGAATCAGTACCAGCTTCATTTTGATTCCGGCAGTGGAAGGAATGCTTCTAACGAATAAAACAAATTTTGAGTGGCAAACTTTTTTACCCAAGCCTAAATTCGGTCCCGATGTTCTTTCACAATTTGGTCTAGGTAATGTCAATTTTGATACACGCTTGGATCATTTACCAACCGTCTTCTCAGGCTTATTGATGGTGTTGCTTTTTATTGCTTATTTTCAACTTAATACGATATCTAAGAAAGAAAAGCTTGGAGCTGCAGCTTTAGTTGGGTTCATTTTTCTAAGCTTTTGGCTGGAACTGATCAATACGATTTGGCATATGTTCCAGAGTCCAGCTGGTTTTCCTTATCGAAATACGTTTATTTTCAGCTTTTTGATCATCAAGTTTGCCTATGAAGCCTTTCTGGAATTAAAAAAAGGAGAGAAATTAAGGATCATCGTTCCTAGTGTTTTTTCAGCTTTATTGATTATCGGATATATCTCTTTGAAGTTTTCAAATCACAGAGATTTTTTACTTGAAGATCACTACTATCTTTTTAGTTTGTTCGGCATTTGGATCATTTATGGATTGATTACATTCATTCAGCGAAATAATGGTAGAAAGAAAACAAGTGCATTTATTATAATGTTCCTAGTTGTCAGTTTTGAATTGAGTTTCAATTTTTGGATCAGCTTCAAGGATATTCCTTTTGGAAACCAGGAAACGTTTAGTAACACAGCAAAAATTCAAAACGAAATCATTTCAGATTTAGAAAATAAGCAGTCTGGTTTATCTCGTATCAAACAAACGATCAATTCTAAAGATGCTGGGTATCAAGAAAAAAATAACGGCTACAACAACCCACTTTTTTACGGCTATGCTGGTGTTTCAAGTTATACATCGACTTTAGAAGCTAAGACTCAAAAAACATTGCAGGAACTAGGACTCTATCAAAAAAATGATCGAAGAATCGCTTATGTCGATGAATCAAATGTGATTAACCTATTATTGAATGTTGGCTATCAAGTGACACCCGATAAAAAAACGAATCAAGAAGATATCTCCAGAGATCCTTCGACTCACGTTTATCAAAATGCTGAAGCGATCGGCATGGGCTTTCTAGTACCAAACGAATTTGACTCTATCAAACTTACCAAGAATCAACCGTTAAAAAATCAAGAAACAATTTTACAAAGTATCAGAAAAAAACAGTCTAATTACTTTCAATCTGCCGAAAAAACATTTTGGTCCGTTCAATCTGAGAATAATTATACGTTAACAGTAAAAACAACTGCTAATGGTGAATTATACCTTTATATTCCTGATATCAATTGGAAGAAAATCACCTCTTTCAAGGTAAATGGGAAAAAAATCGAACCCTCTATCTATATTGCAACGAATCAAATTTTCAATTTAGGCTATTATAAGAAAAATGAGATCGTACAATTACAATTAGAAACGGAAAAAACACTAAAAAAAGATACGATCGATCTAAAAACATTGTCTCAATCACAGTTTGACTCTTTAGTAGAACAACAAAAAGAACAAGCACTTCAGCTTACCAGACATACTTCTGGTGTATTAACTGGTACGATAACTGTAGAAAAAGGTGATTCATCATTACTTTATCTGTCCATTCCTTATGACAAAGATTGGAAAATAACAGTTGACGGAAAAAAAGTGGACAGTCATCGTATCTTAGGTAATTTCACTGGAATAGAACTACCATCAGGTACACACAAAATCAGTATGCGTTATTATCAGAAGAATTTGATCATAGGTACTTTCATTAGCATTTCTGTACTTTTAGGCGTATTCTTTTATCAACTGTTCAAAAGAATTTCAAAGAAAAAATCAGCTTGA
- a CDS encoding valine--tRNA ligase, whose amino-acid sequence MTEEKNLPTKYQPTEIEQGRYQKWLDQDLFKPNGDKEAKPYSIVIPPPNVTGKLHLGHAWDTTLQDMIIRQKRMQGFDTLWLPGMDHAGIATQAKVEEKLAEEGISRYDLGREKFVEQVWDWKEEYASHIREQWAKMGLSLDYSRERFTLDEGLSQAVRKVFVSLYEKDLIYRGEYIINWDPKAKTALSDIEVIHKDIEGAFYHMSYPLTDGTGVVEIATTRPETMLGDTAIAVHPEDERYQALIGKTVTLPLVDKEIPIIADEYVDMEFGTGVVKITPAHDPNDFEVGNRHDLPRVNVMNEDGSMNELAGKYEGMDRFAARKMIVSDLKELGRLIKIETMNHSVGHSERTGVVVEPRLSTQWFVKMAPLAEKAIENQKTDNAVEFFPPRFDQTFLRWMDNVHDWVISRQLWWGHQIPAWYHKESGEMYVGMEAPEDADNWIQDADVLDTWFSSALWPFSTMGWPDTNAEDYQRYFPTSTLITGYDIIFFWVSRMIFQSLEFTEQRPFKNVLMHGLIRAEDGRKMSKSLGNGIDPMEVIEKYGADALRWFLSNGSAPGQDMRFSYEKMDAAWNFINKIWNASRFVIMNVEGMTYEDIDFSGEKTVADRWILTRLNETVEKVTDFFERFEFGEAGRQLYNFIWDDFCDWYIEMSKEILYGENETAKQTTRSILVYTLDQILRLLHPIMPFVTEEIWENIPHQGESLVVAEYPVVHEELSDETAARGMEVLKELIRAVRNIRAEVNTPLSKPITLLIKTNDKAIDKFLIENTSYIERFCNPEELMISSDITAPELAMSAVLTGAELYLPLAGLINIEEEIARLEKELEKWTQEVKRVQGKLANERFVANAPDEVVQAEKEKEKDYLEKQVVVKERIAQLRTVE is encoded by the coding sequence ATGACAGAAGAAAAAAATCTACCTACTAAATACCAGCCGACTGAGATCGAACAAGGCCGGTATCAAAAATGGTTGGATCAGGATTTGTTCAAACCAAATGGTGATAAAGAAGCTAAACCCTATTCAATCGTGATTCCTCCACCAAATGTAACTGGCAAACTACACTTGGGACATGCGTGGGATACGACTTTACAGGACATGATCATTCGTCAAAAAAGAATGCAGGGCTTTGACACCTTGTGGCTACCTGGAATGGATCACGCTGGGATTGCTACTCAAGCAAAGGTTGAAGAAAAGTTAGCCGAAGAGGGGATTTCTCGTTATGATTTAGGCCGTGAAAAGTTTGTCGAACAAGTGTGGGACTGGAAAGAAGAATATGCTTCCCATATTCGTGAACAGTGGGCAAAAATGGGCTTATCTTTAGACTATAGCCGTGAACGTTTTACCTTAGATGAAGGGTTATCTCAAGCCGTTCGCAAAGTGTTTGTATCTTTATATGAAAAAGATTTGATCTATCGTGGGGAATACATCATCAATTGGGATCCTAAAGCGAAAACAGCATTATCAGATATTGAAGTGATCCACAAAGATATCGAAGGTGCGTTTTACCATATGAGTTATCCACTGACTGACGGAACTGGAGTTGTGGAAATTGCGACAACTCGTCCTGAAACGATGTTGGGAGATACGGCGATCGCCGTTCATCCCGAAGACGAACGCTATCAGGCTTTGATCGGTAAAACAGTAACACTACCATTAGTGGATAAAGAAATTCCGATCATTGCAGATGAATATGTCGATATGGAATTTGGAACGGGTGTTGTAAAAATTACACCAGCTCATGATCCAAATGACTTTGAAGTTGGTAACCGTCATGATCTTCCTCGTGTCAATGTCATGAATGAAGATGGTTCTATGAATGAGCTTGCTGGTAAATACGAAGGAATGGACCGTTTTGCTGCAAGAAAAATGATCGTTTCTGATTTAAAAGAACTAGGTCGTTTGATCAAAATTGAAACAATGAATCACAGTGTTGGTCATTCAGAACGGACAGGCGTTGTTGTTGAGCCAAGACTATCTACACAATGGTTCGTCAAAATGGCGCCATTAGCTGAAAAGGCGATCGAAAATCAAAAGACAGACAATGCAGTTGAATTTTTCCCTCCGCGTTTTGACCAAACGTTCTTGCGCTGGATGGACAATGTCCACGACTGGGTTATTTCCCGTCAATTATGGTGGGGTCATCAAATTCCCGCTTGGTATCATAAAGAGTCAGGTGAAATGTATGTTGGCATGGAAGCGCCGGAAGATGCAGATAACTGGATTCAGGATGCTGATGTATTAGATACATGGTTCAGTTCAGCTTTATGGCCATTTTCAACGATGGGCTGGCCAGACACGAATGCTGAAGATTACCAACGTTATTTCCCGACAAGCACTTTGATCACAGGCTATGACATCATTTTCTTCTGGGTAAGCCGGATGATTTTCCAAAGCTTAGAATTTACAGAACAGCGTCCGTTTAAAAATGTCTTGATGCATGGGTTGATTCGTGCAGAAGACGGCCGCAAGATGAGTAAGTCTTTAGGTAACGGGATCGATCCAATGGAAGTGATTGAAAAATATGGTGCAGATGCACTAAGATGGTTCTTATCAAACGGTTCGGCACCGGGACAAGACATGCGTTTTAGCTATGAAAAAATGGATGCAGCTTGGAACTTTATCAATAAAATCTGGAATGCTAGCCGTTTTGTTATCATGAACGTCGAAGGCATGACGTATGAAGATATCGACTTTAGCGGAGAAAAAACAGTCGCAGATCGCTGGATCTTAACTCGTTTAAATGAAACAGTTGAAAAAGTGACGGACTTCTTTGAACGGTTTGAGTTTGGTGAAGCTGGTCGTCAATTATATAATTTCATTTGGGATGATTTTTGTGACTGGTATATCGAAATGAGTAAAGAAATTTTATACGGTGAAAATGAGACTGCTAAACAAACAACACGTAGTATTTTAGTTTATACGCTAGATCAAATTTTACGTTTATTGCACCCAATCATGCCGTTTGTAACAGAAGAAATTTGGGAAAACATTCCGCATCAAGGAGAGTCTTTAGTCGTTGCAGAGTATCCTGTTGTACATGAAGAGCTTTCTGATGAAACAGCTGCTCGCGGAATGGAAGTACTGAAAGAACTGATTCGTGCAGTCCGAAACATTCGAGCAGAAGTGAATACACCGTTGTCTAAACCGATCACGCTGTTAATCAAAACAAACGATAAAGCCATTGACAAATTCTTGATCGAAAACACAAGTTACATTGAACGCTTCTGTAATCCAGAAGAATTGATGATCTCAAGTGATATTACAGCACCAGAGTTAGCGATGTCTGCTGTTTTAACAGGGGCTGAACTTTATTTGCCGCTAGCAGGATTGATCAATATTGAAGAAGAAATCGCACGTTTAGAAAAAGAATTAGAAAAGTGGACTCAAGAAGTAAAACGTGTACAAGGAAAATTAGCGAATGAACGTTTTGTAGCGAATGCGCCAGATGAAGTGGTTCAGGCAGAAAAAGAAAAAGAAAAAGATTATCTAGAAAAACAAGTAGTTGTGAAAGAACGAATTGCCCAATTACGTACCGTTGAATAA
- the tpx gene encoding thiol peroxidase: MFVTKKGEQVEIIGEQPKVGMKAPAFSLPNLNDEMVSLKDLAGKTVLISVVPDIDTRVCSLQTKRFNQEAAKVEDVVFITISNNTKEEQANWCAAEGVDMELLHDTKGTFGEAYGLFIPTMGRLARAIFIIDQEGTLVYEAISAEIAEEPDYDLALEKAKAAR; this comes from the coding sequence ATGTTCGTAACTAAAAAAGGTGAGCAAGTTGAAATCATTGGTGAACAGCCTAAAGTAGGCATGAAAGCTCCAGCATTTTCGTTGCCAAATCTTAATGATGAAATGGTGAGTCTAAAAGATCTTGCTGGTAAAACAGTGTTGATCAGTGTAGTTCCAGATATCGATACGCGGGTTTGTTCTTTACAGACAAAACGATTCAATCAAGAAGCTGCTAAAGTGGAAGATGTTGTATTTATAACAATTTCCAATAATACTAAAGAAGAGCAAGCTAATTGGTGTGCCGCTGAGGGGGTAGACATGGAGTTACTTCACGATACAAAAGGAACATTTGGTGAGGCTTACGGGCTATTTATCCCAACAATGGGTCGCTTGGCTCGGGCTATTTTTATCATCGATCAAGAAGGAACCCTTGTTTATGAAGCCATTTCAGCTGAAATTGCTGAAGAGCCGGATTATGATTTGGCCTTAGAAAAAGCAAAAGCTGCACGATGA